In Arthrobacter burdickii, one DNA window encodes the following:
- a CDS encoding tripartite tricarboxylate transporter permease — protein MEFFEPVLNGFGVVLEPTNLLYCLLGVVIGMLIGVLPGLGPAATIAILLPLTYGIEPVTAIIMLSGIFYGAQYGGTITSVLLRLPGEASSVVTVFDGYALTKQGRAGTALGVAAIGSFVGGTVAIVGLTFLAPLVAGFALDFGPPEYTALALLGILLVATVSNGGRLKSLIAAAVGLLLATVGRDGFTGESRFTLGSLELADGLDFVPIAMGIFGLGEILYNLEERHNKVSAPAKVANVWPSRKDLKQASGAIGRGSVLGFFLGILPGGGATLSSLAAYAMEKKRAKDPSRFGKGAIEGVAGPETANNAAATSSFIPLLTLGIPANATMAIIFGALLIQGVTPGPQLVQNDPELFWGVVNSMYIGNILLLIMSIPLVGVFVRILRVRPAILAPVTVLITLIGVYTINNSIFDIWLVIFFGVIGYLMKKFGFEPGPLVLAFVLGALLEESLRRSLLLFGGDATQFAGRPITAVLLLVFVVVILLPVLQKARKNRAAKTTTIPTKRKESV, from the coding sequence ATGGAATTTTTTGAACCGGTACTGAACGGTTTCGGCGTCGTCCTCGAGCCGACGAACCTCCTGTACTGCCTGCTCGGCGTCGTCATCGGCATGCTGATCGGCGTCCTGCCCGGCCTCGGCCCGGCGGCGACCATCGCGATCCTGCTGCCCCTGACCTACGGCATCGAACCCGTCACTGCGATCATCATGCTTTCCGGCATCTTCTACGGCGCCCAGTACGGCGGGACCATCACCTCCGTCCTGCTCCGGCTGCCGGGTGAAGCATCTTCCGTGGTCACCGTCTTCGATGGCTACGCGCTGACGAAGCAGGGCCGGGCAGGGACGGCGCTCGGTGTGGCAGCCATCGGATCCTTCGTCGGCGGCACGGTGGCCATCGTCGGACTGACGTTCCTGGCTCCCCTCGTCGCCGGCTTCGCCCTCGACTTCGGCCCGCCCGAATACACGGCCCTGGCCCTGCTCGGCATCCTCCTGGTCGCCACCGTCAGCAACGGTGGCAGGCTCAAATCCCTGATCGCCGCCGCCGTCGGACTCCTGCTGGCGACCGTGGGCCGTGACGGCTTCACCGGTGAGTCCCGCTTCACCCTGGGAAGCCTGGAACTCGCCGACGGACTCGACTTCGTTCCGATCGCGATGGGCATCTTCGGGCTCGGTGAGATCCTTTACAACCTCGAGGAACGCCACAACAAGGTCTCCGCCCCCGCGAAGGTGGCCAACGTCTGGCCCTCCCGCAAGGACCTGAAGCAGGCCTCCGGGGCCATCGGCCGCGGGTCCGTGCTCGGATTCTTCCTGGGCATCCTCCCCGGTGGGGGCGCCACCCTCTCATCCCTGGCGGCCTACGCGATGGAGAAGAAGCGGGCCAAGGACCCGTCACGCTTCGGGAAGGGCGCCATCGAAGGCGTCGCCGGACCCGAGACCGCGAACAACGCGGCAGCGACGTCGTCCTTCATCCCCCTGCTCACGCTGGGTATCCCCGCGAACGCGACCATGGCCATCATCTTCGGTGCCCTGCTCATCCAGGGCGTCACGCCGGGCCCGCAACTCGTGCAGAACGACCCGGAGCTGTTCTGGGGCGTCGTCAACTCCATGTACATCGGCAACATCCTGCTGCTGATCATGAGCATCCCCCTCGTCGGCGTCTTCGTGCGGATCCTCCGTGTCCGCCCCGCGATCCTAGCCCCGGTCACCGTGCTCATCACCCTCATCGGGGTGTACACGATCAACAACAGCATCTTCGATATCTGGCTGGTCATCTTCTTCGGTGTGATCGGGTACCTGATGAAGAAGTTCGGATTCGAACCCGGACCGCTCGTCCTGGCGTTCGTCCTCGGGGCACTGCTCGAGGAGAGCCTTCGTCGGTCGCTCCTCCTCTTCGGTGGCGACGCGACCCAGTTCGCCGGTCGTCCCATCACGGCCGTCCTCCTCCTCGTCTTCGTCGTCGTCATTCTCCTTCCGGTCCTCCAGAAGGCTCGAAAGAACCGGGCGGCCAAGACCACGACCATCCCCACCAAGCGCAAGGAATCGGTATGA
- a CDS encoding universal stress protein, with product MSILIGYVPTPEGEAALEAGLKEAQLRDTNAVILNSPRKGAPVDPVLVPEDKVAELVRRARAAGVEAVVRQPGHTDDLTDEFIGLAEEIDASLIVIGLRKRSQVGKFIMGSHAQRILLQVDRPVLAVKATSDSTR from the coding sequence ATGAGCATCCTCATCGGCTATGTCCCCACTCCCGAAGGAGAGGCTGCCCTCGAAGCCGGACTGAAGGAGGCGCAGCTCAGGGACACCAACGCGGTCATCCTCAACTCGCCCCGCAAGGGAGCCCCCGTGGATCCCGTCCTCGTACCGGAGGACAAGGTCGCCGAACTGGTCCGGCGGGCCAGGGCCGCCGGCGTGGAGGCGGTCGTCCGGCAGCCCGGGCACACGGACGACCTCACCGACGAGTTCATCGGACTCGCTGAAGAGATCGACGCCTCCCTCATCGTCATCGGGTTGCGGAAGCGGAGCCAGGTCGGGAAATTCATCATGGGCAGCCATGCCCAGCGGATCCTGCTCCAGGTCGACCGACCCGTCCTCGCCGTCAAGGCGACGAGCGATTCCACACGCTGA
- a CDS encoding iron chaperone, whose translation MGSVDDTIGELRESDRAYLQHVVDVVRAARTDTEDGWSYGLPALLLEGKPLVAVAAAAKHLSLYPFSSAVIDAVALSLGGFSLSRGTIRFSAANPLPDAVVREIVRLRSLEITGE comes from the coding sequence ATGGGATCGGTCGACGACACCATCGGCGAATTGCGGGAATCCGATCGGGCCTACCTCCAGCACGTCGTCGACGTGGTCCGTGCGGCCCGGACCGACACGGAGGACGGCTGGAGCTACGGTCTCCCGGCGCTCCTGCTCGAGGGGAAACCGCTCGTCGCCGTCGCCGCCGCAGCGAAGCATCTCTCGCTCTATCCGTTCTCCTCCGCGGTGATCGACGCCGTCGCGCTGTCGCTCGGCGGTTTCTCCCTGTCGAGGGGGACCATCCGGTTCTCGGCGGCGAACCCGCTGCCCGACGCCGTCGTGCGGGAGATCGTGCGCCTGAGAAGCCTCGAGATCACGGGGGAGTAG
- a CDS encoding permease prefix domain 1-containing protein, protein MDTHAGLEGQIDRWRGYVLRHQAISAADVDELEDHLREQIADRRATGLDDEEAFLVAIKRLGNLDQISREFAREHSERLWKQLVLVPADTGGSTPAWRELVVVLCLALGAGATVKAGIAGIGTDSALVRNLGLLVMPFATAYFAWKRHLARPVLATIVVSFAALAAVLNLYPFTASGSTEVLAALHAPVVLWLLLGLAYVGGRWRSDRRRMDFVRFTGELVIYLALLALGGAVLVGLTLGTLSLIGVDFEPVLEDWILPFAVPGALVVAAWLVEAKQQVVENIAPVLTKVFTPLTVVMLLVLLSVLVGAGDLNSIDRDLLILMDAILVLVLGLVLYSVSARDPLTPPGLFDALQVALVTLALAVDAVMLTAMLTRLAEFGASPNRLAALGLNVLLLVHLVRAAWLAVGFLRGRRAFAALERWQTRYLPVYALWAAVVVLAFPPLFGFS, encoded by the coding sequence ATGGACACCCACGCAGGGCTGGAAGGCCAGATCGATCGCTGGCGCGGCTACGTCCTCCGCCACCAGGCGATCTCCGCCGCGGACGTCGACGAACTCGAGGACCACCTCCGGGAGCAGATCGCCGACCGCCGCGCCACGGGACTCGACGACGAGGAGGCCTTCCTTGTCGCGATCAAGCGCCTCGGCAACCTGGACCAGATATCCCGCGAATTCGCCCGGGAGCACTCCGAGCGACTGTGGAAGCAGCTCGTCCTCGTTCCGGCCGATACGGGCGGGAGCACGCCCGCGTGGCGGGAACTCGTCGTCGTGCTCTGCCTGGCCCTCGGCGCAGGCGCCACCGTGAAGGCCGGGATCGCCGGAATCGGCACCGATTCGGCGCTCGTACGAAATCTCGGCCTCCTGGTCATGCCCTTCGCGACCGCGTACTTCGCCTGGAAGAGGCACCTCGCCCGGCCCGTACTGGCAACGATCGTCGTGTCCTTCGCGGCCCTGGCTGCTGTCCTCAACCTGTACCCCTTCACCGCCTCCGGCTCCACCGAGGTCCTTGCCGCACTGCACGCACCTGTCGTGCTCTGGCTGCTGCTGGGGCTCGCGTATGTCGGGGGCCGCTGGCGTTCGGACCGGCGGCGCATGGACTTCGTCCGCTTCACGGGCGAACTGGTGATCTATCTCGCCCTGCTGGCGCTGGGTGGGGCAGTGCTGGTCGGGCTCACGCTCGGAACCCTCTCGCTGATCGGCGTGGACTTCGAGCCGGTCCTCGAGGACTGGATCCTGCCCTTCGCGGTCCCCGGCGCCCTGGTGGTGGCCGCGTGGCTGGTCGAAGCGAAGCAGCAGGTCGTGGAGAACATCGCCCCGGTGCTGACCAAGGTCTTCACACCGCTGACGGTGGTCATGCTCCTCGTCCTCCTGTCCGTGCTGGTGGGAGCGGGTGACCTGAACAGCATCGACCGGGACCTGCTCATCCTGATGGACGCCATCCTCGTGCTGGTCCTCGGCTTGGTGCTGTACTCGGTCTCCGCCCGGGATCCCCTCACACCGCCGGGGCTGTTCGATGCCCTGCAGGTGGCACTGGTCACGCTGGCCCTGGCGGTCGACGCCGTGATGCTGACGGCGATGCTGACCCGCCTCGCCGAGTTCGGCGCGAGCCCCAACAGGCTTGCGGCGCTGGGCCTCAACGTGCTGCTGCTGGTCCACCTGGTCCGCGCGGCCTGGCTGGCCGTCGGATTCCTGCGGGGGCGGCGTGCCTTCGCGGCCCTCGAAAGGTGGCAGACCCGATACCTGCCGGTCTACGCGCTGTGGGCCGCCGTCGTCGTCCTGGCCTTCCCGCCCCTCTTCGGCTTCAGCTGA
- a CDS encoding PadR family transcriptional regulator, with product MRIDKDLVAASATPLVLGILAGSDLHGYAILKRVGELSGGGMQWTDGMLYPLLHRLERLGYVSSSWGSSEIGRRRKHYAITPSGLEALTERQQQWTVVADTLRQVWQDLPPTATEAWA from the coding sequence GTGCGCATCGATAAGGATCTGGTCGCCGCCTCGGCGACGCCACTGGTGCTGGGCATCCTGGCGGGAAGCGATCTGCACGGCTACGCCATCCTGAAACGGGTGGGCGAGTTGTCCGGCGGAGGCATGCAATGGACCGACGGCATGCTCTATCCCCTCCTGCACAGACTCGAGCGGCTCGGCTACGTCTCGTCGTCCTGGGGGTCCTCCGAGATCGGCCGCAGGCGCAAGCACTACGCCATCACGCCCTCGGGGCTCGAGGCGCTCACCGAACGGCAGCAGCAGTGGACCGTCGTCGCCGACACACTGCGACAGGTCTGGCAGGACTTGCCGCCGACCGCAACAGAGGCGTGGGCGTGA
- a CDS encoding putative protein N(5)-glutamine methyltransferase: MPHHQQGPPAALHRTEAELTVRLRAAGCVFAEDEARLLAGSGATDEVLAAMLDRRVAGFPLEHILGWVDFCGLRLEVGPGVFVPRQRSAFLVACAADLTTAGATVLDLCCGCGALGVALADVVPDLRLHASDISGAAVGLARNNLAGLQAELYEGDLFDPLPLSLKGTVDTLLCNTPYVPSARVQTLPPEARVHEPLISLDGGEDGLEVQRRVAREAPDWLVPGGHILFEVGEDQEQECLRLLRDGGFDAWSRSLGDEGPTVVIGRRPA, from the coding sequence ATGCCGCACCACCAGCAGGGCCCTCCTGCCGCCCTCCACCGCACGGAGGCGGAGCTGACGGTACGGCTCCGTGCCGCCGGCTGCGTGTTCGCCGAGGACGAGGCCCGCCTGCTCGCGGGGAGCGGCGCCACGGATGAAGTCCTGGCTGCGATGCTCGACCGCCGGGTCGCCGGGTTTCCGCTCGAACACATCCTCGGCTGGGTGGACTTCTGCGGGCTGAGGCTCGAGGTGGGACCGGGAGTGTTCGTACCGCGTCAGAGGTCGGCATTCCTCGTGGCGTGCGCCGCGGACCTGACGACGGCAGGCGCGACCGTCCTGGACCTCTGCTGTGGCTGCGGGGCCCTCGGAGTGGCGCTCGCGGACGTCGTGCCGGACCTGCGGCTGCACGCCTCGGACATCTCCGGGGCCGCCGTCGGCCTGGCACGGAACAACCTCGCCGGCCTCCAGGCGGAGCTCTACGAGGGCGACCTGTTCGACCCGTTACCCCTGTCCCTCAAGGGGACCGTGGACACGCTGCTCTGCAACACGCCCTACGTACCCTCCGCGCGCGTGCAGACCCTTCCGCCCGAGGCGAGGGTGCACGAGCCCCTGATCAGTCTCGACGGCGGGGAGGACGGACTGGAGGTGCAGCGCAGGGTGGCACGCGAGGCACCCGACTGGTTGGTCCCGGGTGGGCACATCCTGTTCGAGGTGGGAGAGGACCAGGAGCAGGAGTGCCTCCGGCTCCTCCGGGACGGGGGCTTCGATGCCTGGTCCCGGAGCCTCGGGGACGAGGGGCCGACTGTGGTGATCGGGCGTCGTCCGGCATGA
- a CDS encoding DUF6766 family protein, whose translation MRDHGLMITNGALFLLSFVGMVLSGVRTYNEEQLSHGEPGVTLAGFLLTGDFLEATFENWESEFLQMGMYVVLTAYLFQRGSSESKLPGKHEPQDDDPRAAAPHPDTPWPVRRGGLVLRLYEHSLSIMFFVLFAASFLLHAVGGSEAYNDEQASHGEPGTTVLGYMGTSRFWFESFQNWQSEFMVIALMIGASVYLRERGSVESKPVAMAHSDTDT comes from the coding sequence ATGAGAGACCACGGCCTCATGATCACGAATGGGGCACTGTTCCTCCTCTCCTTCGTCGGCATGGTGCTCAGCGGAGTGCGCACCTACAACGAGGAGCAACTGTCCCACGGCGAGCCCGGCGTGACGCTCGCCGGCTTCCTGCTGACGGGCGACTTCCTCGAGGCGACCTTCGAGAACTGGGAGTCGGAGTTCCTCCAGATGGGCATGTACGTGGTCCTCACCGCCTATCTCTTCCAGCGCGGTTCCTCCGAGTCGAAGCTGCCAGGCAAGCACGAACCACAGGATGACGACCCCCGTGCCGCAGCACCGCATCCGGACACGCCGTGGCCCGTGCGCCGCGGCGGCCTCGTCCTCCGGTTGTACGAGCATTCACTGTCCATCATGTTCTTCGTCCTGTTCGCGGCGTCGTTCCTCCTGCACGCCGTGGGCGGCAGCGAGGCCTACAACGACGAGCAGGCCAGCCACGGCGAGCCCGGAACCACCGTGCTGGGCTACATGGGCACGTCGCGGTTCTGGTTCGAGTCCTTCCAGAACTGGCAGAGCGAATTCATGGTCATCGCCCTGATGATCGGGGCGTCCGTGTACCTGCGTGAACGCGGGAGCGTGGAGTCCAAGCCCGTGGCCATGGCCCACAGCGACACGGACACCTGA
- a CDS encoding metallophosphoesterase family protein: protein MERVAVISDLHGNVTAFTAVLEDLRHRGISTVYNLGDVAGKGPRGSECVRLSRLHCAVTVRGNWDDFLPSEAPEWRDDAGWWWHNELTPEDRRWLQSLPLSHEIVLSGRRIRMFHASAKSVYHRVHARHTDDDFEGMFAATELTGNGPRPDTVCYGDIHDAFVSTYRGRTLVNVGSVGNPLDEPQASYVILEGEPDGGRSAPFGIQFVRVPYDIEAEIAVATALGMPALEPYAIELRTAVYRGQHAALGLPSGP from the coding sequence ATGGAACGCGTTGCGGTGATCTCGGATCTCCACGGGAACGTCACGGCCTTCACGGCCGTGCTGGAGGATCTTCGGCACCGCGGCATCAGCACCGTCTACAACCTCGGCGACGTCGCAGGGAAGGGGCCCCGCGGATCCGAGTGCGTGCGCCTGAGCCGCCTGCACTGCGCCGTCACGGTGCGCGGCAACTGGGACGATTTCCTGCCCAGTGAGGCGCCCGAATGGCGCGACGACGCCGGCTGGTGGTGGCACAACGAGTTGACGCCGGAGGACCGCCGCTGGCTGCAGTCACTCCCGCTCTCCCACGAGATCGTGCTGAGCGGACGGCGCATCCGGATGTTCCATGCATCGGCGAAGAGCGTCTACCACCGCGTGCACGCCCGGCACACCGACGACGACTTCGAAGGGATGTTCGCGGCGACGGAACTGACCGGGAACGGGCCCCGGCCGGACACGGTCTGCTACGGCGATATCCATGACGCGTTCGTCTCGACCTACCGGGGCCGCACGCTCGTCAATGTGGGGAGCGTCGGCAACCCGCTGGACGAGCCGCAGGCGTCCTACGTGATCCTCGAGGGGGAGCCGGACGGCGGTCGGTCGGCGCCTTTCGGCATCCAGTTCGTGCGCGTGCCCTACGACATCGAAGCGGAGATAGCTGTCGCCACGGCGCTCGGCATGCCGGCCCTCGAACCCTACGCGATCGAGCTCCGCACCGCCGTCTACCGCGGACAGCATGCCGCGCTCGGGCTGCCCTCGGGGCCGTGA
- a CDS encoding GAF and ANTAR domain-containing protein: MVLDSDDVEEFLTKLVKIAGSTLSAEDDEVLCGVTLLRARTKTTVASNGTDAQKMDEVQYEYDDGPCLRAARRGVIHYVSDFDTEERFPEYSRAISGHGIKSALGVPIPLEGEATAALNFYSPLKDAFSEEAIDAAQRFAEEASVSLRLAVRIAKLTDSSADMRAAMESRTTIDLAVGVIMGQNRCSQDKAMSILKAASSARNIKLRDVAASILQSLGHGPAKTHFE, encoded by the coding sequence ATGGTACTCGACAGCGACGATGTCGAGGAGTTCCTGACGAAACTGGTGAAGATCGCGGGTTCCACCCTGTCGGCCGAAGACGACGAGGTCCTCTGCGGCGTCACCCTGCTGCGGGCACGGACGAAGACGACGGTCGCGAGCAACGGCACCGACGCCCAGAAGATGGACGAGGTCCAGTACGAGTACGACGACGGACCGTGCCTGCGCGCGGCCCGCAGGGGCGTCATCCACTACGTCAGTGATTTCGACACCGAGGAACGCTTCCCCGAGTACAGCAGGGCGATCAGCGGGCACGGCATCAAGTCCGCCCTGGGCGTTCCGATCCCGCTCGAGGGCGAGGCGACGGCGGCACTGAACTTCTACTCGCCCCTGAAGGATGCGTTCAGCGAGGAAGCGATCGACGCCGCGCAGAGGTTCGCCGAGGAGGCCTCGGTGTCGCTCCGCCTGGCGGTGCGCATCGCCAAACTGACGGATTCGAGCGCCGACATGCGTGCCGCCATGGAGAGCAGGACCACCATCGACCTGGCCGTGGGTGTGATCATGGGGCAGAACAGGTGCTCACAGGACAAGGCGATGTCGATCCTCAAGGCGGCCTCCAGTGCGAGGAACATCAAGCTCCGGGACGTAGCGGCCTCCATCCTGCAGTCACTCGGCCACGGGCCCGCAAAGACGCACTTCGAGTAG
- a CDS encoding GAF domain-containing protein — protein MNERSRHELTADALRRAGMSVAEAWIQYFALGGSLSEVEIDAYLRGQAELPPLECELLAEAAREASGQGADMGGRPGTELLSGSTTDAFRQLGAAGSVLLDPETAEGERLRSLAQLHLLDTPPEDRFDRITRRAAERFGCEVATLALIADDRQFIKSAVGEADQDLERTKAFCNATIRSSGPLVLTDTTQDERFRSHPFVAGEPHIRFYAGYPLRGPGGWLIGTLCVMSTSPRPFTDQDLQDLELLAQEMQHEVFPGWKAWSIL, from the coding sequence ATGAACGAACGAAGCCGGCACGAACTCACCGCCGACGCGTTGCGGCGGGCCGGCATGTCCGTCGCCGAAGCGTGGATCCAGTACTTCGCGCTGGGCGGGTCCCTGTCGGAGGTGGAGATCGACGCGTACCTCCGCGGACAGGCGGAGCTTCCACCCCTCGAGTGCGAACTCCTCGCCGAAGCGGCCCGCGAAGCGTCGGGGCAGGGAGCGGATATGGGAGGCCGGCCCGGGACGGAGCTCCTGTCCGGGTCGACGACTGACGCCTTCCGTCAGCTGGGCGCCGCCGGCTCCGTGCTGCTCGACCCGGAGACCGCGGAGGGCGAGCGGCTCCGGTCGCTGGCGCAGCTCCACCTCCTGGACACGCCTCCCGAGGACCGGTTCGACCGGATCACCCGGCGGGCTGCGGAACGGTTCGGGTGCGAAGTGGCGACCCTCGCGCTGATCGCGGACGACCGCCAGTTCATCAAGTCGGCGGTGGGTGAGGCGGACCAGGACCTCGAGCGGACCAAGGCTTTCTGCAACGCGACCATCCGCTCCTCCGGCCCGCTGGTCCTGACGGACACGACGCAGGACGAGCGCTTCCGGTCCCACCCCTTCGTCGCCGGGGAGCCACACATCCGCTTCTACGCGGGCTACCCGCTCCGCGGTCCGGGCGGCTGGCTGATCGGGACCCTGTGCGTCATGTCGACCTCCCCCCGCCCGTTCACCGACCAGGACCTCCAGGACCTCGAGCTCCTCGCGCAGGAGATGCAGCACGAGGTGTTCCCGGGCTGGAAGGCGTGGAGCATTCTCTGA
- a CDS encoding S1C family serine protease encodes MMPNASTRTAAVPLTLALLLAVTGCTDGATTDSASDAPAQVQGTPDGSSGGSSGGTESGGQQADMSIPDIVDTVQPSVVTIFTEDGLGSGVIYTEDGLVLTNEHVIRGNEDVEVAFADGQRVSGTVEAADAVSDLALVRADRTDLPAATFQSGLPRIGELAVVIGSPLGFENTATSGIISGLHREIPGSASTSQSLVDLIQTDAAISPGNSGGAVVNGRGEIIGISEAYIPPSQGAVALGFAIPAPTATEVAEELREDGTAEHAFMGLAPGAITPQIAQQLNLEDATGVVVLSVSQGGPADDAGIRPGDIITRIGDEDLSAPEDLLAALRQRDPGETVAVETRRGSETETVDVRLADRPSAEG; translated from the coding sequence ATGATGCCGAATGCCAGCACCCGGACCGCAGCCGTTCCGCTGACCCTCGCCCTGCTGCTCGCCGTCACCGGGTGCACCGACGGCGCCACCACGGACTCTGCGTCGGATGCCCCGGCACAGGTGCAGGGCACCCCGGACGGCTCGTCGGGCGGATCGTCGGGCGGGACGGAGTCGGGCGGACAGCAGGCGGACATGAGCATCCCCGATATCGTCGATACGGTGCAGCCCTCGGTGGTCACCATCTTCACCGAGGACGGCCTCGGCAGCGGCGTGATCTACACCGAGGACGGCCTCGTCCTCACCAATGAGCACGTGATCAGGGGCAACGAGGACGTGGAGGTAGCCTTCGCCGACGGGCAGCGGGTGTCAGGGACGGTCGAGGCCGCCGACGCCGTCTCGGACCTGGCGCTCGTGCGTGCCGACCGCACCGATCTCCCTGCGGCGACCTTCCAGTCCGGCCTGCCGCGGATCGGCGAACTCGCCGTCGTCATCGGATCCCCCCTCGGCTTCGAGAACACGGCGACGTCGGGCATCATCTCCGGCCTGCACCGCGAGATCCCGGGGTCCGCGTCCACGAGCCAGTCACTCGTCGACCTCATCCAGACCGACGCGGCGATCAGCCCGGGCAACTCCGGCGGCGCCGTCGTGAACGGCCGCGGCGAGATCATCGGCATCAGCGAGGCGTACATCCCGCCCTCCCAGGGCGCTGTGGCGCTCGGCTTCGCGATCCCGGCTCCCACCGCCACGGAGGTGGCCGAGGAACTGCGCGAGGACGGCACGGCGGAACACGCGTTCATGGGGCTGGCACCGGGGGCCATCACACCGCAGATCGCCCAGCAGCTGAACCTCGAGGACGCCACGGGTGTGGTGGTCCTGTCGGTGTCGCAGGGCGGGCCGGCCGACGACGCCGGGATCCGGCCGGGAGACATCATCACCCGGATCGGCGACGAGGACCTGTCGGCACCCGAGGATCTCCTCGCGGCGCTGCGTCAGCGCGACCCGGGTGAGACGGTCGCCGTCGAGACCCGCCGGGGTTCGGAGACGGAGACCGTGGACGTACGGCTCGCGGACCGGCCCTCCGCGGAAGGCTGA